In Drosophila simulans strain w501 chromosome X, Prin_Dsim_3.1, whole genome shotgun sequence, one DNA window encodes the following:
- the LOC6740063 gene encoding protein sprint isoform X5, with translation MSWFRRSSRAPSVSRPHSPASLDQPQQNPSDQQHQRDMSKSLSWLDERCIERQEPEEFFHDPDHVRHYKEEAQFLSIMSEWEIIEHPPQSNYFSADFEEELLQQRTQLPISSLEDINHRDTDLVKDKESKAEAKSKPKRKRKFLELLFVDNIQTGIALPQDENESPQRAPSSPTAVLCKKSRKSSSTNSIAVPSTVVATCPQQVLKDCRINRKQLKTEALASSIMGAIGKCPAGEDSMPGPAINEPDQCHPGEQNTCDHYDIKQFFHLDEQGNILLNMAHIVECQALGLCLQSQSRRLYRRYRRGCECADEDFCQSRGCCRILRRLLRLLCKIIAGHPRNKMSIQSCGPGDSLRAYTLQLAQDPSSTFARNIENFICCTKESREAAPQVVMRNMRQFMSGMKNYLVKHGEGKFHAELETARARLKSDEFLNLDAMLETVMHQLVVLPLREHLYGIFVDHYQRSEDIQLLAQNVRYACEREAADFGIRPTVTPPSQAALRLIANLLWRLQEAELPLDKLELFLCVISTVFDATGCPRGQQLGADDFLPVLVYVVAKCGFVGAEIEAEFMWGLLQPTLLNGEPGYYLTALCSAVQVLKTFMASEGESGSGSLDWRSSCLPACSSVLRVIIPDECNGSLQTRTLPVRPHTTTREVCRIIAHKARITNPQDYALFKLVDGEETLLTDAECPQDARLAAKGKHCMLAYKRIDAKIAWPTAQLAGH, from the exons ATGAGTTGGTTCAGAAGATCGTCGCGTGCACCGTCCGTGAGCCGCCCGCATTCACCCGCATCACTCGACCAGCCGCAGCAGAATCCGTCCGATCAGCAGCATCAGCGCGACATGTCCAAGTCGCTAAGCTGGCTGGATGAGCGATGCATTGAACGGCAGGAGCCGGAGGAGTTCTTTCACGATCCCGACCATGTGCGACACTACAAGGAGGAAGCACAGTTCCTGAGCATCATGTCCGAATGGGAGATCATCGAGCATCCGCCGCAGTCCAATTACTTTTCGGCGGACTTTGAAGAGGAGCTACTGCAGCAACGAACACAGCTGCCAATCAGTTCACTAGAGGATATCAATCACAGGGATACGGATCTGGTTAAGGATAAAGAGTCAAAGGCTGAAGCCAAATCGAAACCTAAACGCAAACGAAAATTCCTGGAACTGCTATTCGTGGACAACATTCAGACTGGAATTGCCCTGCCCCAGGACGAGAATGAAAGCCCACAGCGGGCTCCATCTTCGCCAACAGCGGTGCTGTGCAAAAAGTCCAGAAAGTCCAGTAGTACCAACAGTATTGCCGTCCCATCCACCGTTGTGGCTACATGTCCGCAACAGGTGCTCAAAGACTGCCGCATCAATCGGAAACAACTTAAGACTGAAGCCCTGGCCAGCTCGATTATGGGTGCCATCGGGAAATGTCCCGCCGGGGAGGATTCCATGCCGGGGCCAGCTATCAACGAGCCGGATCAGTGCCATCCTGGTGAGCAGAACACCTGTGACCACTACGACATCAAACAGTTCTTTCACCTGGACGAACAGGGCAACATCCTGCTGAACATGGCGCACATTGTCGAATGTCAAGCACTGGGCCTGTGCCTTCAATCCCAGAGTCGTCGTCTCTATCGACGCTATCGACGTGGCTGTGAATGTGCCGACGAGGACTTTTGCCAGAGTCGTGGTTGCTGTCGCATCCTGCGTCGTTTGCTCCGACTGCTGTGTAAAATAATAGCTG GTCACCCCCGCAACAAGATGAGCATTCAGAGCTGCGGACCTGGCGATTCTTTGAGGGCATACACCCTTCAATTGGCTCAGGATCCCAGCTCGACGTTTGCACGCAACATTGAGAACTTCATTTGCTGCACCAAGGAGTCCCGGGAGGCGGCGCCCCAGGTGGTGATGCGAAATATGCGCCAGTTTATGAGCGGCATGAAGAACTATCTGGTGAAGCATGGCGAGGGCAAGTTCCATGCGGAACTGGAGACGGCCAGGGCGCGACTCAAGTCGGATGAGTTCCTCAACCTGGACGCCATGCTGGAGACGGTAATGCACcagttggtggtgctgccgTTGCGGGAGCACCTCTATGGCATTTTCGTCGATCACTATCAGCGCAGCGAGGATATCCAATTGCTGGCGCAGAATGTGCGTTACGCCTGCGAACGGGAGGCTGCCGACTTTGGCATCAGGCCCACGGTAACGCCGCCATCACAGGCTGCCCTGCGGCTCATCGCTAATCTGCTGTGGCGTCTCCAGGAGGCCGAGTTGCCGCTCGACAAGTTGGAGCTCTTCCTGTGCGTCATCTCGACGGTATTTGACGCCACCGGTTGTCCGCGTGGCCAGCAGCTGGGCGCCGACGACTTCCTGCCCGTACTGGTCTATGTGGTGGCCAAGTGCGGATTTGTGGGCGCCGAGATCGAGGCGGAGTTCATGTGGGGCCTCCTCCAGCCGACGCTGCTTAACGGGGAGCCGGGCTACTACCTGACCGCCCTCTGCAGCGCTGTCCAGGTGCTCAAGACCTTCATGGCGTCCGAGGGGGAAAGCGGCAGCGGATCTCTAGAC TGGCGCTCCAGCTGCCTACCCGCCTGCTCCAGCGTGCTGCGCGTGATCATACCGGACGAGTGCAACGGATCCCTACAGACGAGGACACTTCCGGTGCGACCACACACCACCACCCGTGAGGTGTGCCGCATCATTGCGCACAAGGCGCGCATCACAAATCCGCAGGACTACGCGCTCTTTAAGCTGGTCGATGGCGAGGAGACGCTGCTGACGGACGCAGAGTGTCCGCAGGATGCCCGATTGGCGGCCAAGGGAAAGCATTGCATGCTGGCCTACAAGCGGATCGATGCCAAGATCGCCTGGCCGACTGCCCAGCTGGCAGGACACTGA
- the LOC6725599 gene encoding leucine-rich repeat-containing protein 58, translated as MEVYTSDSSDTDSREQKTLDFGRMSLDLVTLEDHLASPQKALLKSSGDIETMLLNHNRLVGLPRLLLQFGNLKILDLSSNAITTLPDAVCQLPLVTLIAKNNLLTNASLPKSLLTKMANGNANATGGSNSTLKELNLSGNQLTHFPEQVTELRHLKYLYLGGNKISSVSKDIWKMQSLHVLSLGGNLISEVPEAVGSLNQLQALVLCDNLIEILPTSIARLKNLKSLLLHKNRLRHLPKDIVALKNLTELSLRDNPLVVRFVQDMALKPPTLLELAGRMVKASGQRPGPYDIPRTLAEYLNSANCCVNPNCKGVFFDNRVEHIKFVDFCGKYRVPLLQYLCSSKCIEPEQPATRGSSVPAASASSGFMMRKVLLG; from the exons ATGGAGGTGTACACGTCGGACAGCTCGGACACGGATTCGCGGGAGCAGAAGACACTGGACTTTGGCCGCATGAGCCTGGACCTGGTCACGCTGGAGGATCACCTGGCCTCGCCGCAGAAGGCTCTGCTCAAGTCCAGTGGCGACATCGAGACCATGCTGCTCAATCACAATCGATTGGTCGGCTTGCCCCGTCTACTGCTGCAGTTCGGCAATCTGAAGATTCTGGATCTCAGCTCGAATGCCATCACCACGCTGCCGGATGCCGTCTGCCAACTGCCGCTGGTCACCCTGATAGCCAAGAACAACCTGCTGACCAATGCCTCGCTGCCCAAATCGCTGCTCACCAAAATGgccaatggcaatgccaatgccaccGGTGGCTCCAACTCCACGCTCAAGGAGCTCAATCTGAGTGGCAATCAGCTAACCCACTTTCCGGAACAGGTCACCGAGCTGCGCCACCTCAAGTACCTCTATCTGGGGGGGAACAAGATCTCCAGCGTCTCGAAGGATATCTGGAAGATGCAAAG TCTGCATGTGCTGTCCCTCGGCGGCAATCTAATCAGCGAAGTTCCCGAGGCGGTGGGTTCCCTTAACCAGCTGCAGGCTCTCGTCCTGTGCGACAATCTGATCGAGATCCTGCCGACCAGCATCGCCCGACTGAAGAACCTCaagtcgctgctgctgcacaagAACCGTCTGCGTCATCTTCCCAAGGACATCGTGGCACTGAAGAACCTGACTGAG CTGAGCCTACGTGACAATCCGCTGGTGGTGCGCTTCGTCCAGGACATGGCGCTGAAGCCACCTACCCTCCTGGAGCTGGCTGGTCGCATGGTGAAGGCCAGCGGCCAGCGACCCGGACCCTATGACATCCCCAGGACACTGGCCGAGTATTTGAACAGCGCCAACTGCTGCGTGAATCCCAATTGCAAGGGCGTCTTCTTCGACAACCGGGTGGAGCACATCAAGTTCGTGGACTTTTGCGGAAAGTACCGTGTGCCATTGCTGCAGTACCTCTGCTCCTCCAAGTGCATCGAGCCAGAGCAGCCGGCGACGCGCGGCTCATCCGTTCCGGCGGCGAGCGCCAGCAGCGGATTCATGATGCGCAAGGTGCTGCTGGGCTAG
- the LOC6725598 gene encoding serine/threonine-protein phosphatase 4 regulatory subunit 2, whose protein sequence is MVTMENSEEIMQILERFTDLKQKEIPKELEEYLQYVAKTGDTIFKWSSLKYLFREKLLSVIKHFNEDSPRLEEIPNYPNVDPFNYETMKSSLLERLDLFNAAPFTVQRLCELLIDPRKQYSRIDKFMRALEKNILVVSTIDPGRKRTESENGDSLDSVVNGDLSMEVNIDIEMENNNGNAEEGSSPSTGSPGGAQKASCPRSEDNDQPKAKKAKLEIDGEERSEASDETEVKNEKDEKSDNDETDSPHEAAEIEEPDEEVDEADQGTKTTKQPVYGSQKEGEQEESFPASADDEAVNPMVSKSIEAEKEQVAQEKKVEEDKKVATEPQEEIVKKEEVVESDKPDGKVAQLGEKAVVKKSTPPAEAENQEPVKAENEKEEKKQAPIETEKQDDIESTETDYAPSSEKPADEKIPSSESKPKNKSEADPEDETKNNQLKKTETEQAEKPVSEEKLVAESTTESENKDDLTTSKAIKDPVEESPVKDASSPAVEDLAAATTPQSPLGAADSAVETPPAETGDESQASPLAAAVTPPVLALNDQPMEDTPAEEEARVSPSAAVEEVVMAESASAGAMATEEAAKDDPAAMEVDDTSQEVMLQ, encoded by the exons ATGGTCACCATGGAAAACAGCGAGGAGATAATGCAGATCCTGGAGCGCTTCACGGATCTTAAGCAAAAGGAAATCCCAAAGGAGCTGGAGGAATACCTACAGTATGTGGCCAAGACCGGCGACACCATCTTCAAGTGGTCCAGCCTGAAGTACTTGTTCCGCGAGAAGCTGCTCAGCGTGATCAAGCACTTTAATGAGGATTCACCGCGTTTAGAGG AGATTCCCAACTATCCGAATGTGGATCCTTTCAACTACGAGACCATGAAGTCCTCGTTGCTGGAGCGCCTGGACCTCTTCAATGCAGCTCCCTTCACCGTGCAGCGTTTGTGCGAGCTACTAATCGATCCTCGGAAGCAGTACTCGCGCATCGATAAGTTTATGCGCGctttggaaaaaaatattttag TGGTTAGCACCATCGATCCTGGACGCAAGCGTACCGAAAGTGAGAATGGCGACTCGCTGGACTCAGTGGTCAACGGGGATCTCTCCATGGAGGTGAACATTGACATTGAAATGGAGAATAATAACGGTAACGCCGAGGAGGGCTCTTCTCCCAGCACCGGTTCGCCAGGTGGTGCCCAGAAGGCAAGCTGCCCGCGTTCGGAAGACAATGATCAGCCCAAAGCCAAGAAGGCAAAACTGGAGATCGATGGGGAAGAGCGTTCGGAAGCGAGCGATGAAACGGAGGtcaaaaatgaaaaggatGAGAAGAGTGACAACGATGAGACTGATTCGCCGCATGAGGCTGCCGAGATCGAGGAGCCCGATGAAGAGGTGGATGAGGCTGATCAAGGGACCAAGACCACCAAGCAGCCTGTTTACGGCAGTCAGAAGGAGGGTGAGCAGGAGGAAAGTTTTCCAGCATCTGCCGATGACGAGGCGGTTAACCCAATGGTGAGCAAATCCATAGAAGCTGAGAAGGAACAAGTTGCTCAGGAAAAGAAGGTGGAGGAGGACAAAAAGGTGGCGACCGAGCCACAAGAAGAGATTGTAAAGAAGGAAGAGGTGGTCGAGTCTGATAAACCGGACGGAAAGGTTGCACAGTTAGGCGAAAAGGCAGTTGTCAAGAAATCTACTCCGCCTGCCGAGGCGGAAAACCAGGAGCCTGTCAAAGCAGAAAACGAGAAGGAGGAGAAAAAACAAGCAccaattgaaactgaaaaacagGACGATATCGAATCTACTGAGACTGACTATGCCCCATCATCAGAAAAGCCCGCTGATGAAAAGATACCTTCCTCCGAATCCAAACCGAAGAACAAATCTGAGGCCGATCCAGAGGACGAGACCAAGAATAACCAACTGAAAAAGACTGAAACTGAGCAGGCCGAGAAGCCGGTTTCGGAGGAAAAGCTGGTTGCCGAGTCGACAACAGAAAGCGAGAATAAGGACGACTTGACCACTTCTAAAGCGATCAAGGATCCAGTCGAGGAGTCGCCGGTTAAGGACGCTTCCAGTCCTGCTGTAGAAGATCTGGCAGCTGCCACCACACCGCAATCTCCTTTGGGCGCCGCCGATTCCGCTGTTGAGACGCCTCCCGCTGAGACAGGCGATGAGTCGCAGGCGTCGCCCTTGGCCGCTGCTGTAACTCCACCTGTCCTGGCCCTCAACGACCAGCCCATGGAGGACACTCCAGCCGAGGAGGAGGCACGCGTCTCGCCGTCGGCCGCCGTCGAGGAGGTGGTAATGGCCGAAAGCGCCAGTGCCGGCGCAATGGCCACCGAAGAGGCCGCCAAGGACGATCCGGCCGCCATGGAGGTCGATGACACCAGCCAGGAGGTGATGTTGCAGTAG
- the LOC6740063 gene encoding protein sprint isoform X4 has translation MTTTSLGRQILEKFFPFRTSEPIPSGVATPSSLDAASVDGGKSHTGNNNNINNNHNGQQSQKSQQQAGLAAKLNVLAQSNLNNNNTTSQPGSMTPATNRTGLDSNQNQKQNLNADSRRSSSVDPDADVDDVVDAAHGGAFEDDMQALLPKCSRRSRDELSQSRTSLVSSSEGGILAEGETSSEDDEEEPVEAEDEGEESSRDSSDNSPPCDLGLMERLLVTHPMWFLPGIQRSGAVHLLQGKEEGTFIVRGSSQPNTMAVSVRLPQDTGPYIEHYLIQSHDNVLSLESSRFTFGSIPSLIAHYAQCCDELPVQLMLPRVLREANNRKKLSSLALLGQEFWSYVSSPALLGPTTPSVAPSKDQHLLDAKSPLSLTETSGLGTATFFSDALSKPPPTGAPPLPGGGLFSPTGSGQLLGFFSQAGTPSDTTNSSLSSFTTSGGQHMQLLSPNSVDSVILTMSPVDNPGHYLPGSTGAPMAPLCPSVVDQQLSTFKVAQTAPEVDQVRPQRPKPPNTLNLKPPAPPLRWSKPHSPDQNGSANGNFTVTTTVTFSMENGGGGGNGPTVGNGNGKFVEVTTPAASNPFNALLNGQASTFQTFAKRLSPEGECKDTLSSQGSSSNDGRWPPPARKLLTSPMTPLTPSGGSSSSGGKSRKSRAGKESQHYKESDILESPPMQYCASALSDKISDYEDVWSHDPSDRASLLTSFRPALDTAGGVMNRRPDLLAETPSTPTPTQQSHLTPCEEETTATANESSSQSLLQFSGDVPARSRAGLLLPNLSGQVPPVAMTQSMTAAEDDGGDTTPTAEGQANGASRSKQGSPFYAEPADALRQAGLTSAATAILRRQHRSQVLHASQRHSEPLKAGFGGSGNGAMLQPSDLEKLAGSLDELKPKPKVSQQQQQQQPTKRARNRIDHWQLDSSWEFMAKQDTGSHAGGDYDTAAIDWQEKENSLGRDSRADGQGKKRTLTIHQIIANRLPDLNLPELVRCSTPPQTAALQPHVLGQDKVGLGCDGSHKSFQSQIGCRLSSYDNVFSQNSFGGIDSAQSDDGTIFSEPWDSSQWDTFLPHDDATINSDTIHLSKCRPALSEDDTIIEELQSTKDGSNGSCNQDTLKANRNGAGHHKPNNTGNGKANSRPKVATILRNPSMRDREVLCHPRNKMSIQSCGPGDSLRAYTLQLAQDPSSTFARNIENFICCTKESREAAPQVVMRNMRQFMSGMKNYLVKHGEGKFHAELETARARLKSDEFLNLDAMLETVMHQLVVLPLREHLYGIFVDHYQRSEDIQLLAQNVRYACEREAADFGIRPTVTPPSQAALRLIANLLWRLQEAELPLDKLELFLCVISTVFDATGCPRGQQLGADDFLPVLVYVVAKCGFVGAEIEAEFMWGLLQPTLLNGEPGYYLTALCSAVQVLKTFMASEGESGSGSLDWRSSCLPACSSVLRVIIPDECNGSLQTRTLPVRPHTTTREVCRIIAHKARITNPQDYALFKLVDGEETLLTDAECPQDARLAAKGKHCMLAYKRIDAKIAWPTAQLAGH, from the exons aaCAAGTGAACCCATTCCCTCTGGCGTAGCCACGCCCTCTTCCCTGGATGCCGCCTCTGTGGATGGCGGTAAATCCCACACgggcaacaataacaatataaacaacaaTCACAATGGCCAACAGTCACAAAAATCTCAGCAACAGGCGGGTCTCGCCGCCAAACTGAATGTCCTGGCGCAGTCCAAtctcaacaacaataacacgACCAGTCAGCCAGGATCCATGACACCAGCCACAAATCGAACGGGCCTGGACTCGAATCAAAATCAGAAGCAAAATCTGAATGCAGATAGCCGGCGGAGCAGCAGCGTCGatccggatgcggatgtggatgatgTCGTGGACGCGGCGCATGGTGGCGCCTTTGAGGACGACATGCAGGCCCTGCTGCCCAAGTGCTCGCGTCGCTCTCGGGATGAACTCAGTCAG TCACGCACATCTCTGGTGTCCAGTTCCGAGGGCGGCATCCTGGCGGAGGGCGAGACATCCagcgaggacgacgaggaggagcccGTGGAGGCGGAGGACGAGGGCGAGGAGAGCAGCCGCGATTCCAGCGACAATTCGCCGCCATGCGATCTGGGACTCATGGAGCGCCTCCTGGTCACCCATCCGATGTGGTTCCTGCCGGGCATCCAGCGTTCCGGGGCCGTTCATCTGCTCCAGGGCAAGGAGGAAGGG aCCTTCATAGTGCGTGGTTCCAGCCAGCCGAATACAATGGCCGTTTCAGTGAGATTGCCCCAGGATACGGGGCCGTACATCGAGCATTATCTCATCCAGTCGCACGATAACGTCCTGAGCTTGGAGAGCTCGAGATTCACGTTTGGATCGATACCCTCGCTAATTGCCCACTATGCCCAATGTTGCGATGAGTTGCCGGTGCAGTTGATGTTGCCACGTGTCCTCCGTGAGGCGAACAATCGAAAGAAGCTGAGTTCGCTGGCTCTGTTGGGTCAGGAGTTCTGGAGCTATGTGAGTAGTCCGGCTCTCTTGGGTCCAACAACGCCATCGGTGGCTCCGTCAAAGGATCAGCACTTGCTGGATGCCAAATCGCCGCTCTCACTAACGGAAACCAGTGGTCTTGGCACTGCCACCTTCTTTAGCGATGCCCTGTCCAAGCCACCGCCCACAGGAGCACCGCCACTGCCGGGTGGTGGTCTCTTCAGTCCCACCGGAAGTGGTCAATTGCTGGGCTTCTTTAGCCAGGCGGGCACTCCATCCGATACGACGAACTCGAGCCTTAGCTCCTTCACCACCAGCGGAGGTCAGCACATGCAGCTGCTGAGTCCGAATTCTGTAGATTCGGTGATACTCACCATGTCGCCAGTGGACAATCCGGGGCATTATTTGCCCGGTTCGACGGGTGCTCCCATGGCACCTTTATGCCCATCGGTTGTGGACCAACAGCTGAGCACCTTTAAAGTGGCCCAAACTGCGCCGGAAGTGGATCAAGTGCGTCCACAGCGACCGAAGCCACCAAATACGCTGAATCTCAAGCCGCCGGCACCACCACTGCGTTGGTCAAAGCCCCATTCTCCTGACCAGAATGGAAGTGCCAATGGCAATTTTACGGTAACAACCACGGTGACCTTCTCGATGGAGAACGGAGGTGGCGGCGGCAATGGACCGACGgttggtaatggtaatggcaAATTCGTGGAGGTTACTACGCCGGCGGCCAGTAATCCCTTTAATGCCCTACTCAACGGCCAGGCTAGCACTTTTCAGACATTCGCCAAGCGATTGTCGCCGGAGGGCGAGTGCAAGGACACGCTGTCCTCGCAGGGATCCTCCTCCAACGATGGTCGCTGGCCGCCGCCGGCCCGCAAGTTGCTCACCTCACCCATGACCCCGCTGACGCCCagtggcggcagcagcagcagcggcggcaaatCCCGAAAGTCGCGAGCGGGCAAGGAGTCGCAGCACTACAAGGAGTCGGACATCCTCGAGAGCCCGCCGATGCAGTACTGCGCCAGTGCGCTAAGCGACAAGATCAGCGACTACGAGGACGTCTGGTCGCACGATCCCAGCGATCGCGCCAGTCTGCTGACCAGTTTTCGCCCGGCATTGGACACGGCGGGCGGCGTGATGAACCGACGACCAGATCTGCTGGCCGAGACTC CGAGCACTCCCACACCGACGCAGCAATCTCACCTAACGCCCTGCGAGGAGGAAACCACTGCCACAGCCAACGAATCCTCCAGCCAATCTCTACTTCAGTTCTCCGGCGATGTGCCAGCTCGATCTCGAGCAGGCCTGCTCTTGCCAAATCTTTCGGGACAAGTGCCCCCTGTGGCCATGACCCAATCCATGACGGCGGCTGAGGACGATGGTGGCGATACGACGCCCACGGCCGAAGGACAAGCCAACGGAGCCAGTCGCAGCAAGCAGGGCAGTCCGTTTTATGCGGAACCAGCGGATGCACTGCGTCAGGCGGGCCTGACCAGCGCAGCCACGGCCATCTTGCGTCGCCAGCATCGCAGTCAAGTGTTACACGCCAGCCAAAGACACTCGGAACCACTTAAAGCGGGCTTCGGAGGATCCGGCAATGGTGCAATGCTGCAGCCCAGCGATCTGGAGAAGCTAGCTGGCAGCCTGGACGAACTGAAGCCCAAACCGAAGGtttcccagcagcaacagcaacagcagcccaCCAAGCGGGCACGCAATCGCATCGATCACTGGCAATTGGACAGCAGTTGGGAGTTTATGGCCAAGCAGGATACGGGCAGTCATGCTGGCGGGGATTACGATACGGCAGCCATCGATTGGCAGGAGAAGGAGAATTCGCTGGGCCGGGATAGCCGTGCAGATGGGCAGGGAAAGAAGCGGACGCTGACCATCCATCAGATCATTGCCAATCGATTGCCCGACCTCAATCTGCCAGAGCTGGTACGTTGCTCAACGCCCCCGCAAACGGCCGCCCTGCAGCCGCATGTCCTGGGACAGGACAAGGTCGGACTCGGATGCGATGGCAGCCATAAGTCATTCCAGAGCCAGATCGGTTGCCGGCTCTCCTCCTACGACAACGTCTTCAGCCAGAACTCGTTCGGAGGCATCGATTCGGCGCAGTCCGACGATGGCACCATTTTCTCCGAGCCCTGGGACTCTTCCCAATGGGACACCTTCCTGCCCCACGATG ACGCCACCATCAATTCGGACACCATCCATCTGTCCAAGTGCCGACCCGCTCTCTCAGAGGACGACACTATTATCGAGGAACTACAAAGCACCAAAGACGGCAGCAATGGCAGCTGCAACCAGGACACACTCAAGGCGAACAGGAATGGTGCTGGACACCACAAGCCCAACAACACCGGCAATGGCAAGGCCAATAGTCGACCCAAAGTGGCCACAATTCTGCGGAACCCCAGCATGCGGGATCGTGAAGTCTTAT GTCACCCCCGCAACAAGATGAGCATTCAGAGCTGCGGACCTGGCGATTCTTTGAGGGCATACACCCTTCAATTGGCTCAGGATCCCAGCTCGACGTTTGCACGCAACATTGAGAACTTCATTTGCTGCACCAAGGAGTCCCGGGAGGCGGCGCCCCAGGTGGTGATGCGAAATATGCGCCAGTTTATGAGCGGCATGAAGAACTATCTGGTGAAGCATGGCGAGGGCAAGTTCCATGCGGAACTGGAGACGGCCAGGGCGCGACTCAAGTCGGATGAGTTCCTCAACCTGGACGCCATGCTGGAGACGGTAATGCACcagttggtggtgctgccgTTGCGGGAGCACCTCTATGGCATTTTCGTCGATCACTATCAGCGCAGCGAGGATATCCAATTGCTGGCGCAGAATGTGCGTTACGCCTGCGAACGGGAGGCTGCCGACTTTGGCATCAGGCCCACGGTAACGCCGCCATCACAGGCTGCCCTGCGGCTCATCGCTAATCTGCTGTGGCGTCTCCAGGAGGCCGAGTTGCCGCTCGACAAGTTGGAGCTCTTCCTGTGCGTCATCTCGACGGTATTTGACGCCACCGGTTGTCCGCGTGGCCAGCAGCTGGGCGCCGACGACTTCCTGCCCGTACTGGTCTATGTGGTGGCCAAGTGCGGATTTGTGGGCGCCGAGATCGAGGCGGAGTTCATGTGGGGCCTCCTCCAGCCGACGCTGCTTAACGGGGAGCCGGGCTACTACCTGACCGCCCTCTGCAGCGCTGTCCAGGTGCTCAAGACCTTCATGGCGTCCGAGGGGGAAAGCGGCAGCGGATCTCTAGAC TGGCGCTCCAGCTGCCTACCCGCCTGCTCCAGCGTGCTGCGCGTGATCATACCGGACGAGTGCAACGGATCCCTACAGACGAGGACACTTCCGGTGCGACCACACACCACCACCCGTGAGGTGTGCCGCATCATTGCGCACAAGGCGCGCATCACAAATCCGCAGGACTACGCGCTCTTTAAGCTGGTCGATGGCGAGGAGACGCTGCTGACGGACGCAGAGTGTCCGCAGGATGCCCGATTGGCGGCCAAGGGAAAGCATTGCATGCTGGCCTACAAGCGGATCGATGCCAAGATCGCCTGGCCGACTGCCCAGCTGGCAGGACACTGA